The segment GGGTGGGGCATCACACACGCTGAGCTATGTCGTGCAAGTGCAAATTCTGGAGGGGCAAGTGGTCAATCAGCCCAAGGTGTACGTGGACAACGCCGACACCGGCATTGACCTGAGCAGCACGGTGGAAGTTGTGGCGTATAAGCTCTTCGTGCCTGTCGTGAGAAAGACATCGTAGTCGCGTCGGTGCGCGGAAGTGAGGTGCGGGCGCAGCTAAGGGTCTGGCTGCGCCCGCACTCGTTAAGCGGGAGTTATCCGAAGATCAGGGTGCGCAGGCTGAGCGCAACGACGATGAGTCCAACCGTTACCATCAGGGGGCGTAGCGGCAGGCGCTTGGTGAGCCAAGCGGCCAGCGGGGCAGCCGGTAAGCCGCCTAATGCCAAACCGATTACTGCCGTCCAGTGATTGAAGTTGAGGGTGGCGACAAACGTGGCGGACGCTGCCAGGGTGACGCAGAATTCCACCGCGTTGGTGCTGCCGATGGCGGTGCGCACATGGTTGCCGCGCGAGATCAACGTGGTGGCCACGATCGGCCCCCATCCCCCGCCGCCTACTGCGTCGAGGAACGCTCCGATGAAGCCCAGCGTGCCCAGGCGCTCGGTCGCTGCGCTTGGTGGGATTCTACGAAACGCCTTGCCGATGATAACTAGCCCCATGATCAGCAGGTAGAGGGCGACGTAAGGCCGAAGGGCCTCGCCGGGCAGATACGAGAGCATCAGCGCTCCGAGCACAGCACCGAGGATGGCCGGCCCCACGAGTCGGCGGACCAGGTGTTTGTCCCAGTTGCCGAACGCGCGATGGGCGATTGCCGATGCGCCGGTGGTGAAGCATTCCGCAGTGTGCACTGTGGCGCTGGAGAGCGCCGGTGGCACGCCCAGGGTGATGAGCAAGGATGAAGCGACAGTGCCGTAGGCCATGCCGAGCGCGCCATCCACCATCTGCGCAGCAAAGCCCACCAGCACAAACCACCAAAATTCGTTGGAGAACATCAGCGGGTGCGCGTGAGCGCGGGGGCGAATGCTACCACGCCGCCCCTATGTGAAAGCGCGGTTCGCCGGCTTAGCTCAGACAATTCGGCCCGCGCCATCCCGCAGCCCGCGTAGCGCCGGGCCGATGGATGGTGAGATGCTCGCGAAATGAGCTGTCAGCGCCTTGAGGTTTACGCCGCTGCGGCGCGCAGGGCCTCGGCGCGGTCGGTGTGCTCCCAGGGCAGGTCCAGGTCGGTGCGGCCGAAGTGGCCGTAGGCCGCCGTCTGGCGATAGATCGGCCGGCGCAAATTCAGGTCGCGGATGATCGCGCCGGGGCGCAGGTCGAAGACCTCTTGAATGGCTTTGATGATCTTCTCGTCGCTCACCTTGCCGGTGCCGAAGGTCTCGACGTTGATCGAGAGCGGACGCGCCATGCCGATGGCGTAGGCGACCTGGACTTCACAGCGGTCGGCCAGTCCGGCGGCGACCACGTTCTTGGCGACCCAGCGGCAAGCGTAGGCCGCCGAGCGGTCCACCTTGGTGGGGTCTTTGCCGCTGAACGCCCCGCCGCCGTGTCGGCCCATGCCGCCGTAGGTGTCCACGATGATCTTGCGGCCGGTCAGGCCGGCGTCGCCCATCGGCCCGCCGACGACGAAGCGCCCGGTGGGGTTGGTGTAAATCTTGAGCTTGCCGTTCAGCATCTCCGGCGGCAGGGTGGGCAGGATGACGTGCTCGGTGAGGGCCTGGTGGATTTCCTCCTGGCTCACGTCCGGCGCATGCTGGGTGCTGATCAACACGGTGTCAATGCGGGCCGGCTTGCCGAAGCGATACTCCACAGTGACCTGGGTTTTGCCATCGGGGCGCAGCCAGGACAGCTCGCCGCGCTTGCGCGCTTCGCTCAGCCGCCGCGCCAGCCGATGGGCCAGCGCGATCGGCATCGGCATCAACTCCGGCGTCTCGTTGCAGGCGAACCCGAACATCATGCCCTGGTCTCCGGCGCCGATGCGCTCGACCTCGTCTTCGCTGTTGCCGTTGCGCGCCTCGAGCGCCGCGTCCACGCCCTGCGCGATGTCGGGCGATTGGCTGGCGATGGCGATCTGCACGCCGCAGGTGTTGCCATCGAAGCCCTTGTCGGAGGAGTCAAAACCGATTTCTTTGACCACCTGGCGCACCAGTTGATCGAAGTTGACGAAGGCGCGGGTGGTG is part of the Candidatus Roseilinea sp. genome and harbors:
- the metK gene encoding S-adenosylmethionine synthase; this translates as MNSPQLFFTSESVTEGHPDKMCDQISDAVLDACLAQDPMSRVACETAVKTGFVLCLGEITTRAFVNFDQLVRQVVKEIGFDSSDKGFDGNTCGVQIAIASQSPDIAQGVDAALEARNGNSEDEVERIGAGDQGMMFGFACNETPELMPMPIALAHRLARRLSEARKRGELSWLRPDGKTQVTVEYRFGKPARIDTVLISTQHAPDVSQEEIHQALTEHVILPTLPPEMLNGKLKIYTNPTGRFVVGGPMGDAGLTGRKIIVDTYGGMGRHGGGAFSGKDPTKVDRSAAYACRWVAKNVVAAGLADRCEVQVAYAIGMARPLSINVETFGTGKVSDEKIIKAIQEVFDLRPGAIIRDLNLRRPIYRQTAAYGHFGRTDLDLPWEHTDRAEALRAAAA
- a CDS encoding UPF0721 transmembrane protein, whose protein sequence is MFSNEFWWFVLVGFAAQMVDGALGMAYGTVASSLLITLGVPPALSSATVHTAECFTTGASAIAHRAFGNWDKHLVRRLVGPAILGAVLGALMLSYLPGEALRPYVALYLLIMGLVIIGKAFRRIPPSAATERLGTLGFIGAFLDAVGGGGWGPIVATTLISRGNHVRTAIGSTNAVEFCVTLAASATFVATLNFNHWTAVIGLALGGLPAAPLAAWLTKRLPLRPLMVTVGLIVVALSLRTLIFG